A genomic region of Melanotaenia boesemani isolate fMelBoe1 chromosome 21, fMelBoe1.pri, whole genome shotgun sequence contains the following coding sequences:
- the nptx2b gene encoding neuronal pentraxin-2b, with product MFSLLFGMLCFFTLGCGQLTSGQADDGKRYICRAIPISGDASCPVTLLPELSPGDQEEELRNTVMQLRETILQQKETISKQLGTINELTTKLSLCASAAADRKYGKGGSWGKDKQNTMGDVPRDSNDSIDNLGKTMQGLKDRLENLEQQQMRANISGASFPSELRDLLQRRLGELEKQLLKKVSNLEEEKSLLSNATAAYRLKTESTLNALVERITELEKGGGDFKSPEQFKLSLPQRTNYLYGRFTKSLPEMYAFTLCMWIKSGASPGIGTPFSYGVPGQANEIVLIEWGNNPIELLINDKVAQLPIEVRDGKWHHICISWTTRDGQWEAYQDGVKLGTGENLAAWHPIKPGGVIILGQEQDVVGGRFDAGQAFVGELSQVNIWDRILKPIEIQSMANCSSYIPGNVISWLASNVEVFGRGAFKRPLEMCLERLPNA from the exons ATGTTTTCGCTTTTGTTCGGCATGTTGTGCTTTTTTACTCTGGGTTGCGGTCAACTAACAAGCGGCCAGGCGGACGATGGGAAGCGCTACATCTGCCGGGCAATACCCATCAGCGGCGATGCCAGTTGCCCCGTAACGTTGTTACCAGAGCTTTCCCCCGGGGACCAAGAAGAGGAGCTCAGAAACACAGTCATGCAGCTACGAGAGACAATTttacaacaaaaagaaactatttCCAAGCAGCTGGGCACAATCAACGAGCTAACCACAAAGCTGTCCCTCTGCGCCTCAGCCGCTGCCGATAGGAAGTACGGCAAAGGAGGTTCGTGGGGGAAAGACAAGCAGAATACAATGGGCGACGTTCCCAGAGATTCAAACGACTCTATTGACAATCTTGGGAAAACCATGCAGGGTCTTAAGGATcgtctggagaacctggag CAACAGCAAATGAGGGCCAACATATCTGGCGCCTCATTTCCCAGTGAGCTTCGCGACCTGCTGCAACGTAGGCTCGGTGAACTGGAGAAACAGCTCCTGAAAAAAGTCAGCAACTTGGAGGAGGAAAAGAGCTTGCTCTCCAATGCCACAGCTGCCTACAGGTTGAAGACAGAGAGCACTCTGAATGCTCTGGTGGAGCGGATCACTGAACTGGAAAAAG gaGGGGGAGACTTCAAGTCCCCAGAGCAGTTTAAGCTTTCCCTTCCCCAGCGGACCAACTATCTCTACGGCCGTTTCACTAAGAGCCTGCCAGAAATGTACGCATTCACACTCTGTATGTGGATCAAGTCTGGTGCCAGCCCTGGTATCGGGACACCTTTCTCATACGGCGTTCCAGGGCAAGCAAATGAAATTGTGCTGATTGAGTGGGGCAATAACCCAATTGAGCTTCTCATTAATGACAAG GTTGCCCAGCTGCCTATAGAGGTACGTGATGGAAAGTGGCACCACATCTGCATCTCCTGGACCACACGGGATGGCCAGTGGGAGGCTTACCAAGACGGGGTGAAGCTGGGAACTGGTGAGAACCTCGCAGCCTGGCATCCCATCAAACCTGGAGGAGTCATCATCCTGGGGCAGGAGCAG GATGTGGTAGGTGGGCGCTTTGATGCTGGACAGGCTTTCGTGGGCGAGCTGAGTCAGGTGAACATTTGGGACCGTATTCTAAAGCCAATTGAGATCCAGTCGATGGCAAACTGCAGTTCTTACATCCCTGGGAACGTGATCTCCTGGCTAGCAAGTAACGTTGAAGTTTTTGGAAGAGGAGCATTCAAACGGCCCTTGGAAATGTGTCTGGAGCGACTGCCCAAtgcttaa